From the Solanum stenotomum isolate F172 chromosome 4, ASM1918654v1, whole genome shotgun sequence genome, one window contains:
- the LOC125863420 gene encoding LRR receptor-like serine/threonine-protein kinase RGI5: MTTLSYFFIIFFFLLSCLSPRRVNSLSSDGKALLSLLKATYDPYAKSSSSFVLSSWNASTSTPCSWQGISCSPQQRVISVSIPNTFLNLSCFPFELFSLSSLQLLNLSSTNISGSIPSSFGLFTHLRLLDLSSNSLSGHVPSELGGLTSLQFLFLNSNRLSGRIPYQLANLSSLEILCLQDNLLNGSIPKDLGSLVSLQQFRIGGNLELSGEIPAELGMLTNLTTFGVAATGLSGVIPHTFGNLISLQTLAVYDTEVFGSIPPELGMCSELRNLYLHMNKLTGPIPRQLGKLQKITSLLLWGNSLTGPVPAELSNCSSLVVLDVSANDLSGEIPGDLGKLEVLEQLHLSDNALSGAIPMQLSNCSSLTALQLDKNLLSGTIPEQVGELKYLQIFLLWGNSVSGTIPAAFGNCTELYSLDLSRNNLSGSIPEEIFSLKKLSRLLLLGNSLTGRLSPSVAKCQSLVRLRLGENQFSGPIPEEIGQLPNLVFLDLYMNHFSGELPSEIANITVLELLDVHNNYLTGEIPSSLGELVNLEQLDLSKNSFTGEIPWSFGNLSYLNKLILSNNLLTGPIPKSFSNLQKLTLLDLSSNSLSGAISPEIGYMTSLTISLDLSSNRFTGELPETLSGLTLLQSLDISHNMLSGRITTLSLLTSLATLNVSYNNFSGPIPVTPSFRTLTSNSFLENSLLCESTDGFTCSAHITRRNGLKSAKTIALAAVIVTSASITVVATWYLVTRKHRYEFEKSPGMSVSAIGTEDFSYPWTFIPFQKLNCTVDNILDCLKDENIIGKGCSGVVYRAEMPNGELIAVKKLWKTKKDEEPIDSFAAEIQILSHIRHRNIVKLLGYCSNKSVKLLLYNYISNGNLQQLLQSNRNLDWEIRYKIAVGSAQGLAYLHHDCVPAILHRDVKCNNILLDSKFEAYLADFGLAKLMNSPNYHQAMSRVAGSYGYIAPEYGYTVNITEKSDVYSYGVVLLEILSGRSAIEPQIGDGQHIVEWVKKKMGSFEPAVTILDLKLQSLPDQMVQEMLQTLGIAMFCVNSSPTERPTMKEVVTLLMEVKSPTEECGKTSQPLINQSTQS, translated from the exons ATGACaactttgtcatattttttcattatattcttcttcttgttaAGTTGTTTGAGTCCAAGAAGAGTGAACTCTCTGTCTTCTGATGGAAAAGCTTTGCTCTCTCTTCTCAAAGCAACTTATGACCCTTATGCtaaatcatcatcatcttttGTACTTTCTTCTTGGAATGCTTCAACTTCAACTCCATGTTCTTGGCAAGGCATTTCTTGTTCTCCTCAACAAAGAGTTATTTCTGTTTCTATTCCAAATACATTCCTCAATCTTTCTTGTTTTCCTTTTGAGcttttttcactttcatctCTTCAGCTTCTCAATCTTTCTTCTACAAATATATCTGGCTCAATACCTTCATCTTTTGGTTTGTTTACACATCTTAGGCTTCTTGATCTTTCTTCTAATTCCCTTTCAGGACATGTTCCTTCAGAACTTGGTGGACTTACCTCACTTCAGTTCCTTTTCTTGAATTCAAACAGATTGAGTGGAAGAATCCCATATCAACTTGCTAATCTTTCTTCACTAGAAATCCTCTGTCTTCAAGATAATCTCCTTAACGGGTCGATTCCGAAAGATTTAGGCTCATTGGTATCACTCCAACAGTTCAGGATTGGAGGGAATCTAGAGTTGAGTGGTGAAATACCTGCAGAGCTAGGAATGCTCACCAATCTTACGACGTTTGGTGTCGCGGCTACTGGACTTTCAGGGGTTATTCCACATACATTTGGTAATTTGATCAGTCTACAAACTCTGGCAGTGTATGATACTGAAGTGTTTGGTTCAATACCACCTGAACTTGGGATGTGTTCAGAGCTCAGGAACTTGTATTTGCACATGAATAAGCTTACCGGTCCAATCCCTCGTCAGTTGGGTAAGTTACAAAAGATTACTAGCTTGCTTTTATGGGGAAATTCGCTTACTGGCCCTGTCCCGGCAGAGTTATCGAATTGTTCATCCCTTGTGGTTCTTGATGTCTCTGCAAATGACTTGTCTGGCGAAATTCCGGGTGATTTAGGGAAGCTTGAAGTTCTTGAACAGCTTCACTTATCTGATAATGCACTTAGTGGGGCTATTCCAATGCAGTTGAGTAATTGTAGCAGCTTAACAGCTCTTCAGTTGGATAAGAACCTATTATCCGGCACGATTCCTGAGCAAGTTGGTGAGTTGAAGTACTTGCAGATTTTCTTGTTGTGGGGGAATTCGGTTTCAGGAACTATCCCGGCTGCTTTCGGAAACTGTACTGAACTGTATTCACTTGACCTCTCAAGAAACAATCTCAGTGGTTCAATACCTGAAGAGATATTCAGTTTGAAGAAGCTGAGTAGGTTGTTGCTTCTTGGGAATTCGTTAACGGGAAGATTGTCTCCGAGTGTGGCAAAATGCCAGTCTCTGGTCAGGTTGAGGCTTGGCGAAAACCAGTTTTCTGGACCAATACCTGAGGAGATAGGACAGCTGCCGAATCttgtgtttcttgatttataCATGAACCATTTCTCTGGTGAATTGCCTTCTGAAATTGCCAACATTACGGTTCTTGAGCTGTTGGATGTGCATAACAATTACCTAACCGGGGAAATACCATCATCGCTGGGAGAGCTTGTGAATTTAGAGCAGCTTGATCTCAGCAAGAACAGCTTCACTGGTGAGATTCCGTGGAGTTTTGGTAATCTCAGTTACTTGAACAAACTTATTCTTAGCAATAATCTGCTTACTGGTCCAATTCCAAAGTCATTTAGCAACTTGCAGAAGTTAACTCTACTTGATTTGAGCTCCAATAGTTTATCTGGTGCAATTTCACCTGAGATTGGTTACATGACAAGCTTAACAATCAGTTTAGATTTGAGCTCAAACCGATTCACAGGTGAACTCCCTGAGACGTTATCCGGATTGACACTGTTGCAATCTCTTGATATTTCTCATAACATGTTGAGTGGAAGAATCACAACTCTAAGCCTCTTGACCAGTCTCGCTACTCTAAACGTATCGTATAATAATTTCTCGGGACCTATTCCTGTAACACCCTCCTTTAGAACTctaacatcaaactcttttcttGAGAATTCACTTCTTTGTGAATCAACTGATGGCTTCACTTGTTCTGCACATATAACTAGAAGGAACGGATTGAAGTCTGCAAAAACCATAGCTTTGGCTGCTGTGATTGTGACTTCTGCATCCATAACAGTCGTGGCAACGTGGTATCTTGTGACAAGGAAGCATAGATATGAATTTGAGAAATCACCTGGCATGTCGGTCTCTGCAATAGGGACAGAAGATTTTTCCTATCCGTGGACTTTCATCCCTTTCCAGAAGCTCAATTGCACCGTTGACAACATCTTGGATTGCTTGAAAGATGAAAACATTATAGGGAAAGGCTGTTCGGGGGTTGTTTATAGAGCAGAAATGCCAAATGGCGAGTTGATTGCAGTGAAGAAGCTCtggaaaacaaagaaagatGAGGAACCAATAGATTCTTTCGCTGCTGAAATTCAGATTCTCAGTCACATTAGGCATCGAAACATAGTGAAGCTCCTTGGATATTGTTCAAACAAGAGTGTTAAGCTTCTTCTCTACAACTACATCTCAAATGGTAATCTTCAACAGCTCTTGCAAAGTAACAGGAACTTGGATTGGGAAATCAGGTACAAGATTGCGGTTGGATCAGCTCAAGGCCTTGCTTATCTTCACCATGACTGTGTGCCAGCAATTCTTCATAGAGATGTCAAGTGCAACAACATACTCCTCGACTCTAAATTCGAGGCTTATTTAGCAGATTTTGGACTTGCAAAGCTGATGAATTCTCCAAATTATCATCAAGCTATGTCCAGAGTAGCAGGCTCTTATGGCTATATAGCTCCAG AATATGGATACACAGTAAATATAACAGAAAAGAGCGATGTCTACAGTTATGGAGTGGTGCTGCTGGAAATATTGAGTGGACGTAGTGCGATTGAGCCTCAGATTGGTGATGGACAACACATTGTCGAGtgggtgaagaagaagatgggAAGCTTTGAACCAGCTGTTACAATTCTTGATTTGAAGCTACAGAGTTTACCGGATCAAATGGTGCAAGAAATGCTTCAAACACTTGGAATAGCTATGTTCTGTGTGAATTCATCACCCACTGAAAGGCCAACTATGAAGGAAGTAGTGACACTTCTAATGGAAGTGAAGAGTCCAACTGAAGAATGTGGAAAAACTTCTCAGCCTTTAATCAATCAGTCAACTCAAAGTTGA
- the LOC125863396 gene encoding 3-ketoacyl-CoA synthase 17-like, translating to MVLPIIHTLQISFLSLLFFTFLLHTTISYTPLAKILFFLLTTHLHFFQLFSLCTLISFYYYYHTRPHRVFLLNYTCYKPPLHRKCSYKISESYVLKNVHLVEKSIDFMRNIYLKSGLGDETYGPPFIFEDDDGDNNNNNNTNNVPTLKSANQEAREGVFSSIDELLGKTLIDPQSIDVVIVTCGGFSPSPSLSSLIVNRYNLRSDVKTYNLSGMGCSSGVLSIDFAARVLRGSQKVQNALVVITESITLNWYHGENRSMLVTNCIFRVGCAAAIMSNNPKLFKRAKMELVHSLRTHHGDDDSSYRAAIQEEDEKGNTGISLTKDLVRVAGVNLRQHIKILAPRVLPLTQITNYIYSMIISTILPQSKFKPMVPDFTTAFEHMCIHTGGKAVIEQVSRVLKLSDEVTEAAKMTLNRFGNTSSSLVFYELAYFEAQKGKVKKGDKMWMIAFGTGFKVGSLVWKWMQDSTQDCDNPWNDCIHNYPLKVW from the exons ATGGTACTCCCAATTATACATACccttcaaatatcatttttatcacttttattCTTCACATTTCTTCTTCATACTACAATATCTTACACCCCTTTAGccaaaatccttttttttctaCTTACCACACATCTtcacttttttcaattattttctcTATGTACACTTATTTCattttactattattatcatACTCGTCCACATAGGGTTTTCTTGTTAAACTATACATGTTACAAACCACCACTACATAGGAAATGTTCTTATAAAATTTCTGAATCATACGTTCTCAAGAATGTACATTTAGTCGAAAAATCGATCGATTTCATGCGTAACATTTATCTTAAATCCGGTTTAGGTGATGAAACTTATGGACCACCATTTATATTTGAAGACGATGATggtgataataataataataataatacgaATAATGTACCTACACTAAAAAGTGCAAATCAAGAAGCTCGAGAAGGGGTATTTTCGTCTATCGATGAACTTTTAGGTAAAACCCTAATTGATCCTCAATCGATAGACGTTGTCATCGTTACATGTGGAGGGTTTTCGCCTTCTCCTTCACTCTCTTCCCTCATTGTGAACCGTTATAACCTTAGATCGGACGTGAAAACGTATAATTTGAGTGGAATGGGATGTAGCTCCGGGGTACTTTCGATTGATTTTGCAGCTAGGGTTTTGCGTGGGAGTCAAAAAGTCCAAAATGCCCTTGTTGTTATTACCGAGAGCATAACTTTAAATTGGTACCATGGTGAAAATCGTTCGATGCTTGTTACAAATTGTATATTTCGTGTTGGATGTGCTGCTGCTATAATGAGTAATAATCCTAAACTTTTCAAAAGGGCAAAAATGGAACTTGTTCATTCTCTTAGAACTCATCATGGTGATGATGATAGTTCTTATAGAGCTGCAATTCAAGAGGAAGATGAAAAAG GTAATACTGGCATTTCACTTACCAAAGATTTGGTAAGAGTGGCAGGGGTTAACCTACGTCAACACATCAAAATCCTTGCTCCACGTGTCCTTCCATTAACACAAATCACAAATTATATTTACTCAATGATCATCTCTACAATATTACCTCAATCAAAATTCAAGCCAATGGTTCCTGATTTTACAACAGCTTTCGAACACATGTGCATACACACAG GTGGGAAAGCAGTTATAGAGCAAGTTAGTCGAGTCCTAAAGTTGAGTGATGAAGTGACGGAGGCAGCAAAAATGACTTTGAATAGATTTGGCAACACATCTAGTAGCTTAGTATTTTATGAGTTAGCTTATTTTGAAGCACAAAAAGGTAAAGTGAAAAAAGGGGACAAAATGTGGATGATTGCATTTGGGACAGGTTTTAAAGTTGGAAGTTTGGTGTGGAAATGGATGCAAGATTCAACTCAAGATTGTGATAATCCTTGGAATGATTGTATACATAATTATCCATTGAAGGTTTGGTGa
- the LOC125862877 gene encoding secoisolariciresinol dehydrogenase-like, whose product MATSSLQSPIAKRLEGKVAIGAATAKLFVQHGAKVTIADIQNDLGNSLVYEIGTEHIMFVHCNVAIESDIQNAVEATISKFGKLDIMFSNAGIAGKPISSILDVDYDVIKNVFDVNVVGSFLCAKHAARVMISNNTKGSIIFTASVVATKYSDSLHTYAASKNAVLGLSKNIGVELGKYGIRVNCISLYAN is encoded by the exons ATGGCCACCTCTTCTCTACAATCCCCAATAGCTAAAAg GCTTGAAGGCAAGGTAGCAATTGGAGCTGCCACAGCTAAACTTTTTGTTCAACATGGTGCAAAGGTAACAATTGCAGATATTCAAAATGATCTCGGAAATTCATTAGTATATGAAATTGGTACAGAACACATAATGTTTGTACATTGCAATGTCGCGATTGAATCTGACATTCAAAACGCGGTAGAGGCAACAATTTCTAAATTTGGTAAGCTTGACATAATGTTTAGTAATGCTGGTATAGCAGGTAAGCCAATTTCAAGCATCCTAGATGTAGATTACGATGTAATTAAGAATGTGTTTGATGTAAATGTTGTTGGCTCATTTTTATGCGCCAAACATGCTGCTAGAGTGATGATTTCGAATAATACAAAAGGTTCCATTATATTCACAGCAAGTGTGGTGGCAACAAAATATAGTGATTCGCTACACACTTATGCAGCCTCAAAGAATGCAGTTTTGGGGCTCTCGAAAAACATTGGAGTCGAATTAGGAAAATACGGAATAAGAGTTAATTGTATTTCTCTTTATGCAAATTGA
- the LOC125863403 gene encoding secoisolariciresinol dehydrogenase-like translates to MTKFSPQSPIAKTFFSFFLSLFFLFIIFSSSTATIQNNNRRLEGKVAIITGGASGIGAATARLFVHQGAKVVICDIQDKLGTSVAQQIGNKQTIIYVHCDVSIESDVKNVVNTTITKFGKLDIMFSNAGVIGNPFTSIQDIDYNMIKNIFDVNVVGGFFCAKHAARVMIPKKKGVIIFTTSIVSTFYSDLVHIYTTSKNALLGLTKNVGVELAKYGIRVNSVSPYAISTPLMLNAFKVNKEMADKWFAEGGNLKGVLLSVDDVADGVLYLASDESRYASGLNLIIDGGYTSTNVALPEVYKRLFINKTM, encoded by the exons atgaccaagTTTTCTCCTCAATCCCCAATAGCCAaaacatttttctcttttttcctttctttatttttcttattcatAATCTTCTCCTCATCCACTGcgacaattcaaaataataatagaag ACTTGAAGGTAAGGTAGCAATAATAACTGGTGGAGCTAGTGGCATAGGAGCAGCCACTGCTAGACTTTTTGTTCACCAAGGTGCAAAAGTTGTAATTTGTGACATTCAGGACAAGCTTGGAACTTCCGTAGCACAACAAATTGGCAATAAGCAAACAATTATCTATGTCCATTGTGATGTCTCGATAGAATCGGACGTAAAAAATGTTGTTAATACAACAATTACTAAATTTGGTAAGCTCGACATAATGTTTAGTAACGCTGGTGTAATAGGCAATCCATTTACCAGTATCCAAGACATTGATTACAATATGATTAAGAACATATTCGATGTAAACGTTGTTGGAGGTTTTTTTTGCGCGAAACATGCTGCTAGAGTGATGATTCCGAAAAAGAAAGGTGTCATTATTTTCACAACAAGTATAGTGTCGACATTTTATAGTGATTTGGTTCACATCTATACTACTTCAAAGAATGCACTTTTGGGACTTACCAAGAATGTTGGAGTCGAATTAGCGAAATACGGAATAAGAGTTAATAGTGTTTCTCCTTATGCAATTAGCACACCATTGATGTTAAATGCATTTAAAGTAAACAAAGAAATGGCTGATAAATGGTTTGCAGAAGGAGGAAATTTGAAAGGAGTTTTACTAAGTGTGGACGATGTAGCAGATGGAGTGTTGTATTTGGCAAGTGATGAATCTAGATATGCAAGTGGACTTAATCTTATAATTGATGGTGGTTATACCAGTACAAATGTGGCTTTACCAGAGGTCTACAAGAGATTGTTCATCAACAAAACaatgtaa
- the LOC125863402 gene encoding probable carboxylesterase 120 produces the protein MSSQKFVRPIFDNPFFNIEELPNDTIKRKPEPLIPANSDPNDTSLVISKDVDLDINKKTWLRIYVPRRIIANHDNDKLPVIFYYHGGGFVFFHANSYGWDLFCQRLAEKLGAMVIALEYRLAPENRLPAAYDDAIDGLYWIKSTQDEWIRNYSDLSNVYLFGSSSGGNMAYHAGLRVASSSYKELEPVKIKGLILHQPYFSGKNRTESEEKLKDDQLLPLHAIDKMFDLSLPKGTLDHDHEYSNPFLNGGSKHLDDMVTRGWGILVTGVSEDPLVDGARNFANFVEEKGIKTFKLFGDGYHVAEFFEPSLAAVLFDATRDFISATKS, from the exons ATGTCTAGCCAAAAATTTGTTCGTCCAATTTTTGACAATCCCTTTTTCAACATTGAAGAATTACCAAATGATACAATTAAACGTAAACCTGAACCCCTCATACCAGCCAATTCTGATCCCAATGATACTTCCTTAGTCATATCTAAGGATGTAGACCTTGACATCAACAAAAAAACATGGCTACGAATATACGTCCCACGACGAATAATTGCAAATCATGATAATGATAAATTGCCTGTCATTTTCTACTATCATGGCGGAGGCTTTGTTTTCTTTCATGCTAATAGTTATGGTTGGGATCTCTTTTGTCAGAGACTTGCTGAGAAACTTGGCGCGATGGTTATCGCCCTTGAATATCGTTTGGCCCCTGAAAATCGACTTCCTGCAGCTTACGATGATGCCATAGACGGGTTATATTGGATTAAATCAACTCAAGATGAATGGATTCGAAATTATTCTGATTTGAGTAACGTTTATCTTTTTGGATCCAGTTCTGGTGGAAACATGGCTTACCATGCAG GATTACGCGTAGCATCTTCATCATACAAAGAACTAGAGCCAGTGAAGATCAAAGGGCTAATCTTGCATCAACCATATTTTAGTGGCAAAAACAGGACAGAATCCGAAGAGAAGCTAAAGGATGATCAACTTTTGCCATTACATGCAATTGACAAGATGTTTGACTTGTCCTTACCAAAAGGAACATTGGATCATGATCATGAATATTCTAATCCATTTCTTAACGGAGGGTCAAAGCATTTAGATGATATGGTCACACGAGGCTGGGGGATCCTTGTAACCGGTGTCTCTGAAGATCCTTTGGTTGATGGCGCGCGCAACTTTGCTAATTTTGTGGAAGAGAAAGGTATAAAAACTTTCAAGCTCTTTGGAGATGGTTACCATGTTGCTGAGTTCTTTGAGCCATCTTTGGCTGCAGTCTTATTTGATGCCACTAGGGATTTCATATCTGCTACTAAAAGTTAA